In a genomic window of Erigeron canadensis isolate Cc75 chromosome 5, C_canadensis_v1, whole genome shotgun sequence:
- the LOC122600377 gene encoding BRASSINOSTEROID INSENSITIVE 1-associated receptor kinase 1-like has translation MERIPSRISASALLFVLALSNLSGVYGNSEVDALYAFKTQLSDPNNVLASWNQTLVNPCTWFHVTCNNENSVTRVDLGNANLSGHLVSQLGQLSNLQYLELYDNNFYGIIPKALGNLTNLVSLDLYQNRLTGHIPKTLGKLQKLRFLRLNNNILTGTIPYSLTSITTLQVLDLSSNHLRGYVPINGSFSQFTPMSFANNPKLILPAIVPQAPAPAPTSLHA, from the exons ATGGAACGCATTCCCTCTCGGATTTCAGCTTCTGCTCTCTTGTTTGTTTTGGCATTATCTAACTTGTCAGGAGTTTATGGAAATTCTGAAG TTGATGCTTTGTACGCCTTTAAGACACAGTTAAGTGATCCTAACAATGTCCTCGCAAGTTGGAATCAGACCCTCGTCAATCCGTGTACATGGTTTCATGTAACTTGCAACAATGAAAACAGTGTTACTCGAGT TGATCTTGGGAATGCAAACTTGAGCGGTCACCTGGTTTCGCAGCTTGGTCAGCTTTCCAATTTACAATACTT GGAGCTTTATGATAATAACTTTTACGGAATAATTCCTAAAGCCCTTGGGAACTTAACGAATTTGGTTAGCTTGGATCTTTACCAGAACCGGTTGACAGGTCACATTCCAAAAACATTGGGCAAGCTTCAGAAACTTCGCTTCCT TCGTCTCAACAACAACATTTTGACAGGAACTATTCCATATTCATTAACTTCCATAACTACATTACAAGTTCT TGATTTATCAAGTAACCATTTGAGAGGATATGTTCCCATCAACGGCTCCTTTTCACAGTTCACGCCAATGAG TTTTGCCAATAATCCAAAGTTAATATTACCTGCCATTGTTCCACAAGCTCCAGCTCCAGCTCCAACTTCACTACACGCATAA
- the LOC122598826 gene encoding CBL-interacting protein kinase 32-like, whose protein sequence is MNPPKIKRRVGKYEVGRTIGEGTFAKVKFARNSETGEPVALKILDKEKVVKHKMAEQIKMEIATMKLIKHPNVVRLYEVMGSKTKIFIVLEFVTGGELFDKIVNHGRMHEDEARKYFQQLINAVDYCHSRGVYHRDLKPENLLLDSSGNLKVSDFGLSALSRQVRADGLLHTTCGTPNYVAPEVLNDHGYDGATADLWSCGVILFVLLAGYLPFDDSNLMNLYKKISAAEFTCPPWVSFTAMKLITRILDPNPMTRITISELLNDEWFKKGFKQPEFIEKEETNFDDVEAAFQNSEEYHVTERKEEHPAAMNAFELISMSKGLNLGNLFEGEEGFKRETRFTSKCPANEIVSKIEEAVKPLGFDVHKKNYKLRLQNSKAGRKGNLNIATEVFEVAPSLHMVEVRKAKGDTLEFHKFYKRLSSSLNDVVWKTEEDMQETK, encoded by the exons ATGAATCCTCCCAAAATCAAACGACGAGTCGGTAAGTATGAGGTGGGACGGACTATTGGTGAGGGAACTTTCGCTAAAGTCAAGTTTGCTAGGAATTCTGAAACTGGGGAACCTGTGGCTCTCAAGATTCTTGACAAAGAAAAAGTTGTTAAGCATAAAATGGCTGAACAG ATAAAAATGGAAATAGCGACTATGAAGTTGATCAAGCATCCCAATGTTGTCCGCCTATACGAG GTTATGGGGAGCAAAACCAAGATATTTATCGTACTGGAATTTGTCACAGGAGGAGAGCTTTTCGATAAAATA GTGAACCATGGAAGAATGCATGAAGATGAAGCCAGAAAATATTTTCAACAGCTTATCAATGCTGTTGACTATTGCCATAGCCGGGGCGTATATCATAGAGATCTAAAG CCTGAAAATTTGCTTCTAGATTCTTCTGGAAACCTCAAAGTTTCGGATTTTGGACTGAGTGCCCTCTCTCGACAAGTTAGG GCTGATGGCTTGCTTCACACAACCTGTGGAACTCCAAATTATGTCGCTCCTGAG GTCTTAAATGATCACGGCTATGATGGAGCAACTGCAGATTTATGGTCGTGTGGAGTCATACTCTTTGTACTGCTTGCAGGTTACTTGCCATTTGATGATTCTAATCTTATGAACCTATATAAAAAA ATCTCAGCTGCAGAGTTCACTTGCCCCCCGTGGGTCTCTTTTACTGCCATGAAGTTGATAACTCGTATATTAGATCCCAATCCTATGACG CGGATCACAATATCTGAGCTCTTGAATGACGAGTGGTTTAAAAAAGGTTTTAAACAACCTGAATTCATCGAGAAAGAAGAAACAAATTTTGATGACGTGGAAGCAGCTTTTCAAAATTCGGAA GAGTATCATGTGACAGAAAGGAAAGAAGAACATCCAGCAGCCATGAATGCTTTTGAACTAATTTCTATGTCAAAGGGGCTCAACCTTGGAAATCTGTTTGAAGGGGAAGAG GGATTCAAAAGGGAGACAAGATTCACATCAAAATGCCCGGCGAATGAGATAGTTAGTAAAATCGAAGAAGCTGTAAAACCTCTTGGTTTTGATGTGCACAAGAAAAACTATAAG TTAAGGCTTCAGAATAGCAAAGCCGGGCGAAAAGGGAACCTCAATATTGCTACtgag GTATTTGAAGTAGCACCGTCACTTCACATGGTTGAAGTGCGGAAAGCAAAAGGAGATACATTGGAATTTCATAAG TTCTACAAAAGGCTTTCCAGTAGTCTCAATGATGTTGTTTGGAAAACAGAAGAGGATATGCAAGAAACAAAGtag